The Meles meles chromosome 6, mMelMel3.1 paternal haplotype, whole genome shotgun sequence DNA segment TAGCTGGGGAGAGGTGTGGCCATGTCTTTTCACTCAACTGGGGGAATCTGGGCCTCTTAATCCTAAAGTAATATTCCTTAGTCAATGCTATTTAgtcaaaatgagaataaaaactatgacctcctggggcgcctgggtggctcagtgtgttaagccgctgccttcggctcaggtcatgatctcggggtcctgggatcaagtcgcgcatcgggctctctgctcggcaggggcctgcttccctctctctctctctgcttgcctctctatctacttgtgatctctttgtcaaataaataaattaaaaaaaaatctgaaaaaacaaaaaaaaaactatgaccTCCTTCCAATCAATTTCCTCTAACTACAGAGAGCCGTTAGGGGCCAAATGCCTTAAAAAGCGTTCAGGTCCGTTCTTAGGAGTGCCCAGGCCTGGGTGATTGAACAGCACACAGACCAAGAAGAACGCAGGAGTTAATGCTAACAGCTGGAACTGTTCTTGGAAGGTCAAGATTCTGATTCCCGTACTACCTCTCCTCCACAAATGGGGCCAAGTTCCTCACGACAGGTGATGCTAACTGCCAACAGGAGCTAAATTTCCTGTCTTCcttagttttgtttggttttttaaaagatttttatttattatttgacagacagcaagagagggaacacaaggaaggggaaagagagagggagaagcaggcttcctgctgagtagggagccaatagcgggattcaatcccagggccctgggatcaccactggagcctaaggcagatacctaacgattgagccacccaggcaccctccccccccccccccaccttagtTCCTTTCTTAATAGCTGGTTCCAATACTTTGGCCAAATTCATTCTGTAACTTGGGTCACTGCAGTCCTTGATTCAAGtccaggaaggaaaagaggaaaagaccaGGATCTAGGTAAGAAACCAAGAGGCATGCTCTCCTCATACTGAAGGGTGGGTGGGCTTCCCTTTATCACTGACGGAGTTCAGAAGCTGCAGGGCAATGGCCTGCCCATCTAGCCTAGACCACAGAAATCAACGACCTACAGCTGAAAGCGCAGTCACCTGGTTATCACTCAGTGAGGGGCTGGGTGCAAAGGGCTGGAAGTTAAGGAACCTTGAGTCAACACCACCACTGGGTGCCTGCGCACGCTCTGGAACACTTCTGGCCCCGGCTCTTCCTAAGAAGTGtcgggggctgggcagggggatgCCTTTTCACTTGTGACGGTTTTACGCTGGTGCTCTCCACCCTGTAGCGCGGCGGGGTCCGTCTGCTCCAAACGTTGTTTAACAGGCAGAGGACAAAGAACCCACCTGGCCCAGGGCCACCCCACTGATTTTACCAGTTTGGGGATCTCTATGTGAGCGAAGCATCCAGCCCTAACGTGGGCGCATCCTAAAACCCCTAAGACCGGCAAGGGTAAGGCCAAAGTGTGCCAACCAGGTCGTGTGCAGCTTTCCTTAGAATGGGTTAATAAGAGAGCGGTCTAGCGAGGGCGGTTTCTGCCAGTCTGACCACCAGGAGAGAAAGCCAGACTTAACACTGGAAATCCTCGTCTTGCTGAAAGGAACGCCTCACCCGGCTGACCCTGCGAGCCCCCTCCCCCGGGCGGGCCATTCGAGCCCGCCTTCGGCTACCCACCCGGTCCCCACTCCCCGCATCCCCCCGCGCTCACCCAGCCGCCGTGCGCCTCCAGCCAGGCTCGGTGCTGCCCtgtgagccgacggcagaggaaGTCCACCAAGCTCCGGCAATCCTGGTGAACGCtggcctcccactcccccagctccaGTTCCTGGTCCGGCCCCAAGTTCGAGCAGGCCCCCGACGGCGGGCGCTCCAGCAGCGTTCCCGCGAAGGTCAAGAGCGCCACCACACGGCCCCAGCTTAGGGCTTGGGGGTGGGCGAGTATCTCCCGCTCCACCTGAGCTACCAGCTCGACGCGGTTGCCGCGGTAGCCGCGGTAATCCGACAAGAAGCGCTCGTGGCGCTGCCGCACGTCGGCGGCCACCGAGCGCAGCACCGCGGCCTCACGCGTAGACGGCGACCGCGAGGGGGTGCCGGGTCCGCGGGCGCAGTACTCCAGGTAGTCGGTCAGCAGCTGCGCCGTGCGCTCCCTCAACGCGTCCGCCATGGCGCGACCTCTCCCCGCGCCGCCCGACCCGACCCGGTTTTCTAGGTCCGGCTGGGCCTCCGCCCAGGGAGGGGCAGCCACACCTCTCCCGGGTTCCGCCCGGCAGTTGTTTTTCTAGGTCAGGAGAGGAGCTTTTGATGGGAATCCCATCCGCACCTGTTCCGGCCCCAAAGGCCAGGCCCCGTGGTGTGCACGCGCTTACAGGGCGGTAATAGACTGAATGAGGCTTTTTTGGGGGGCTGGGGACTAAGAACCCAGAAGGGACAGTCTGGGAAGTTGAGCCAGACTTTTGCCTCCTCTTAAGAAGAGGTTGACAAAGGCTACCCACAGCCCTCCACTGACGACTCCATTGCGAGGATCATCTCCTCCCGATTGGACGGAAGCACGCAGGTGTGTGGGCTGGAGATACCTGCCAGTGGATCTAGCATATGCGGCAGGAAACAGGATACTTCTGCAGGCTGCTGGAGTGCCAGTAGTGGCTGTATTCAGTCATTCACTCGTATTTATTCAGAGCCTGTTAGCACTGGGATGTAATGCAGAACGAGGTGTGCGGCCCCTGCTCTCAAGAACCCTACAGTCTGGTGCCGAAACAAAGAAACAGCCCTCCACAGCAGAGTCTAATTATCACTATAGCCGGAATAGCTGAGTACCCAGCTCCAGGATAGTGGCTGCTTCCGGTAGCTACCATTTCTATATTGCTTAgaattctctttactttttactGGCCAATTCCTCATTATTCCAAGGCTCTGTTATAGTtagcatttctctttctttctttctttctttttttttttttatagattttatttacttgacagagagagagagagatcacaagtagggagagcgacaggcagagtgagggggaagcgggctccccgccgagcagagagcagatgcagggatcccaggaccctgagatcaagacccgagctgaaggcagaggctttaacccacttagccaccaggtgcccctatagttagCATTTCTTATATTAACCTTTCTCTGTTCATGATACTGTATGGCTTCTTTCTCCTGATTGGACCCAGACTGACACAGAATTGGTATTAGCAGTAAAAATTCTGTGGGTGCAGTGGTCTGGATTATGTTGCAATATCCCACTCAGGGTGAGAGGAGTTGGTGCCCCTTGTTTCACTTCCAAGAAAGAAGAGGCAAGACATTTGGGAGGTCCTTTTGGATTTGGGAGGCAACATACACCACGTATGAGTGTGTGAATTTGACCCATCCTCAGGCTGGTGGATTGGGAGGAATAAGAGAAGGTTCATTTAGCACATTTAGGCAGTACTACAACCTGTCCTACTGTCTGGGTCTTATGCTCCACCAGATCCAATGATATGTGATGTGCCAAAGAGGGATCCTGTACCGACACTCCAGCAAATACCAAGAGGAGAATTATAGCACAGACCTCTAGGTTTTCAAACCAAATCTGTGTTCTTCTCTGCACAGTTATTCTCCTTTCAAGAAGCAGGTTCTGACTTGCCACTGGACCTTGGTAGAGCCTGAATGGCTAACTATGTACAATCAGGTGACCATGTAGCTTGAGCTTTCATCATGTGGATGTTGTCTGACCTACCTAGACATAAGGTTGGGCATGCACAGCAGCAATCTGTGCATCTCTCTGTATTAAAGACTGAACTCAGGCAGATCCATTAGGTACAAGCAAATTGTAAGAGTAGGTGGCTCAGAATCCTGCAACACCAATTCTTACTGCTTTGCCTCCTCCCTCATTCCATGCCTCTGGCCTCCAAAGGATTGCTTATGATCAGTTGACTGAGCAAGAAAAACTCAAGCCTGGATTACAGATGGGTCCACATGATGTGTGGTACCACATGCAAGTGGACAGGGGGAGCATCACAGCCCCACTCAGGAGTGACTGTGAAGACATTGGTAAAGGAAAATCTTCCCAGTGGGCAGGGATTCCAGCCAGGTATTTGACTGTCCACTATGTCTGGAGGGACAGATGGCCAGAGTACCCATCTACACTGGTTCTTGGACAGTTGCTGATGGTTTGGCTGGATGTCAGGGCCTTGAGAAGACGAGGACTGGAAGATTGGTGCTAAGGAAATCTTGGAAAGAGTTATTGTCTGGATGCCTCTGAATGGGTACAGACTGAAGATATTCACGTCCCATGTGAATATCAGGAGCAGACTCTTAATAATCAGGCAGACAAACTGCTGTGCTCTGTGGATGTCAGAGAGCTTCTTTACCCAGCTAGTTGGGTGCTGATCCTGTGAGTCTGCGAACAAAGAGGCCACGGCAGCAGGGGGAGTATATGGCAACAATGGGATTCTCCCTACAAAGGTTGAGCTGGCCATTGGTACTGGTGGGTGCCTGGTCTGCCACATCAGGGGTTCGTGTATAGTGAGCCAAATGACTTTCCTCAGAAGGGATTATAAATCTCTGTGCATCAAGCTCCCATTTGAACTCTTTTTGACATCTTATGGGTTCCTCGTGGAGTTAAATGTTTTTCTATATGGTCATATTTTATTTGCCAGGGACTCATGATTTTACCtgattaaatataatataacattatattttaGCAACAAGGACAGTTTTTTCTTAGATTTGGAGTAGTTTGGTGGTGAGTGGTGAATCCTCTGGCCTGGCCATTGGCTAACTCCTAATAATTATCAGGTGAATCAAACAGCAAGTGAACAAATGAGCCGCTACACAGAATTTCTGATCCACACCATGCAAGGAAGCAGTTTGCAGTCAGATTTGGTTAAAATCCTTGCTCTGCCACTTAGAAGCTGTGTAACCATGAGCAAATTATCCAGCTCTTCTAGCTTCAATTTCCCCCAAAAATGGAGGTAATAAACTGCACCATCCAGCTGTTACAAGGATTATGTGACTTGGTGTATGCAAGGTGCTttgcacagtgcttggcacatagggCAAGTTCTTTACAgagaaattttttattatagGTATGAACTAACCAGGGTTACTATGCTCACTTGTCCCACTTTTAACCAAAAATCAAAATGTAACATTTTGGTGAGCCTTACCTATCTGGTTTCTtggtattgtttttttaaatactgaaaataccTACCGAGTACCTACTATTTTTCCATGTATCTATATATTTAGCAGCTTTATTATGATAaatgtgcagccatcaccactaaTTCCATGACCTCAAAGGAAATCCTGTACCCAGTGGCAGTCCCTCCCCATTCATCCCATCTGAGCCCCAAGCAACCACCAaacttctttctgtctctgtggaatTGCCTGTTCCGACTATTTCATATGAACAGAATCACACATTGTGTAGTCcattgtgtctggcttttttcgcTCAGCACAattttttcaaggttcatccacattgtggcATGAACCAGGACTTCATTCCCCTTTCACTGCCAAATGATATCCCGTTGCCTGATATCCTGCCCTTTGTTCATCCGTTCATCGGTTGTTGAACATTTGAGATGTTCCACTTTGGGCTACTGTGCACATTTATGTTCAAGTTTCTGTGTGggcctgttttcatttttcttgggttacAGACCGAGGGGTGTGAAGCCACCTATTATTTGGGAACACAGACAGAGTAACCTGTGCTTCGTGGTTCCTGGTTTACAATAAGGCCAAGTGTTCACCAGTGGTGCAGAGGTTAGATAAGCTTAGGTTCGAAGATGGGTGTTTTCTGTTGTCACAATCTTTGTGTAAATGCTCGCACCATACTTACCTTTAGCTCTTCATAGTTATTTTTGAGCCATGAACAGAGCATCATTCCTGATCCCATCCCCTCATGAGAGGGTCAGCATCCTTTCTACAATGACACAAACATACTCACTTCATTTTTTGTCACCAGAAATGGAGGTCAGCCCACGGTGGAGACAGACCAGTCCCGAAGGCCAGCCTAGCTCCAGCCACATCCCATCTAGACAACAACGGGTCTGTGGTGTGCCTTGAAGAGTGGCCCGATTCTCTCCTATCACAGGTGAGACGGCGATTGGTTTAGCCTCATGTTCTTGCAAAGgacccagagagagaaaaagattaaCTGAGTGCTTTCCCCTACATTGCTTCCTCAGAGTTCCTGGCCCACCTCAGTCCTGCCCAGTCCAGATCCCCAGGAACTGTGTATTTttagggcctttttttttttttaaagattctatttatttatttgacagacagagatcacaagtaggcagagaggcgggcagagagagaggaggaagcaggcgcccctcagagctgagagcccgatgtgggtggggctcgatgccaggaccctgggatcatgacccgagctgaaggcagaggctttaacccactgatccacccaggtgcccctgtattatttttttaaaaaaagatttacttaagagagagagaaagagagaacaagctgggggaggggcagagagagaaggggagacaagcagactccccactgagcaggaagcccgttGCTGtgatgctcaatcccaggaccctgagattgcgACCAAGcatcagaggcttaaccaactgagctacgcAGGTGCTCCCAGGACCTGTATTTTTAACCTGCTGTTGACCCGAGCGGTTTTCTCAGCACGCAAATTTGGGAGATGCCGATCTACAAATCCCTCCTCAGCCAGCTCTCTGGGGCTCAGAGGAAGCCAGCAGACAGCAATAGGGACCCGAATCCAACTCCAGTCAATCTAACCTGTCTTCTGGGCTTACCCCCAGGATCCCAACTGCCCTCCTCGGAAAAGCTTTTCAGCAGTCTGAAGACCCCAGTTGGTCTCTAGCCTTTCCCACTGCCTCTCTGTGTCCCCTTGGAACCTCCCCTGAGGggctctcctccagcccctctcctcagtgACCCTCACCCTTATCCCTCCTTTTTCCAAGCTCCTGTAAGGGTGTTCTCACTCAGTGGGGCTTGTGAAGGGCTCATTAGCCCATCAGCTGTTTTCGAAGTAGAGTTCCAACCCTGAGACCCTTTCGGGGGGGGGTCCCCAAgatcaaaactattttaaatacgTAATAATACTCACCCTTTCTCTATATGTGTGTTCTTTAAGACTCTCACTCTCTGGGGAGTTGTCCAGAAGCTTCTGATGTGTGGGGAAAGCATCACTAGTGGGATGTGTGCTTCCGTATTCTTGTGTTTTACTGTTTTCCTCAGCTTCAATTTCTAATATGATAAATATTGATAGATATAACCCACATAACCAAAAAGCTCAATAATTTTTAGGAGTGTAGAGGGATCATTAAGACCAAACACTGGAGAACCAGGGGCCCAGATGAACCTCTAATTCGCGACAGTGACTAAGTGACTAATTTGAGACATGCGTGGGGGCTGCTTAAGGAGGGGGAGGAAATGAGGGAGGGCTGAGGGGAAGAGCGAGCACAGGAAGGGGAACCAGGAGGATGGGAGGAGATGGGGGTAGGCGTGGGACAACGAGAAAGAgcgagaagggaggaggggaaaataGGAAGGAGAGGGATGGTGGACGgatggaggaagcagggagccaaCCCTTGTTGAAAAGGAGCCCAAGACTTAAGACAGTGCTTTATGTATTTCAGTGACGTCCCTCCACACGCGAGCGAGCTGAGGCTGAGGAGGCTTCAGATACCACGTAGGCTAGAACTGGCAGAGCTGGGTCTGAACCTAGGTGCACATCGTTTGGGCCCATGTTGTCCCCCTCTAACTTGCAGCAGAGTCCGGGTATCACCACTGCCCCCTGCTTGCTAGCTGGCCAAGCAGCCATGAGAGTCTGGGATACAAACACCTTTATGACCTTTCGCCACCTTATGATGGAGGGAAGGTGTAGAGGATGTCAAAGGGTGGAAGAGGGAAGTGCGTATGGAGTGCCTGCCTCTGGCTCATTGCGGGGGAGGGCCAGCAGCCGGGCCCCACTTCGGTGAGGCCGGCTGCCTACTCCAGAGCAGCTGCCTTGATTTCGGCTCACAGGGATTTCCCATAAATGGCCATCACTGCAGCCCTCCTTACCTGACCCCCGTTCCTGCCTACACCTGGTCTTCTCTGGCTGTGCACACCTGAGAGGGCGTCTGTATGGACCCTCCTCCGTAGCTGGTTTGGTAGGTTTGCCCCCAagtcctcttaaaaaaaaagaaaaactacctaCAAAACTCCACTCAGCGTTATTTtcaatatgcaaaataaaatttattacctGGAGTTACCCTTGGAGTCTCCACATGGTGTGGCATATTACAAACCAAGTGTTTCATGAATAAATACTAAACAACACCCACTGTGAAATCAAATGCTTCCAGGGGAGGTGGCTTATTGCCTGTGGGGATAAGTGAGTGTTCTAGAGAACACTTCtcgggttgttgttttttttctcctgtagcTTTGATTGGAAAGTTATGGACTGATTTTGCACATACACTGAAgatgctctctgcctctccaaaCATCTAACCTTGAATTTGCTTCCCTTTAGTCTTGGTGACTTTTCTTCTGTCCTGTCTTCCTTCACTACTGGAAAGTCCAGATCAGAGTGCAGAGACACTAAAGGGTCTataggggagaggaaggggataCCATAATGAGGAGACCAGGAGC contains these protein-coding regions:
- the BCL2L10 gene encoding bcl-2-like protein 10 isoform X2; this encodes MADALRERTAQLLTDYLEYCARGPGTPSRSPSTREAAVLRSVAADVRQRHERFLSDYRGYRGNRVELVAQVEREILAHPQALSWGRVVALLTFAGTLLERPPSGACSNLGPDQELELGEWEASVHQDCRSLVDFLCRRLTGQHRAWLEAHGGWDGFCLFFTPVLLSWKRLLVQALLSCFTAVILIYFWKRLPCTG
- the BCL2L10 gene encoding bcl-2-like protein 10 isoform X1; this encodes MADALRERTAQLLTDYLEYCARGPGTPSRSPSTREAAVLRSVAADVRQRHERFLSDYRGYRGNRVELVAQVEREILAHPQALSWGRVVALLTFAGTLLERPPSGACSNLGPDQELELGEWEASVHQDCRSLVDFLCRRLTGQHRAWLEAHGGWDGFCLFFTPVLLSWKRLLVQALLSCFTAVILIYFWKRLPTPFGRLVTLPIQLWLECLT